A single Inediibacterium massiliense DNA region contains:
- the gpr gene encoding GPR endopeptidase — translation MFQIRTDLAVEAREMYRENTKTEIPGVKVHQREEKFATITHVEVLDQQGSKIMGKPKGSYITIESSGLKNADADLKDDVSKILAKELVKLTPKKNNFKTLVVGLGNWDITPDALGPQVVSKIFITRHLFETYNKTEDPSVRPVSAISPGVMGTTGIETVEIIKGIVEKTQPDLVIAIDALASRKMQRVHSTIQISTTGIHPGSGVGNKRKELSEHTLGVPVFAIGVPTVVDAATMANDTIGLVVEALASQSSKESQFYQILKEMNEEDKYHLIKEVLDPYGANVIVTTKDIDMIIRNISQIIANGINIALHPGIDLKDVNRYLQ, via the coding sequence ATGTTTCAAATTCGAACTGATTTAGCTGTAGAAGCAAGAGAAATGTACAGAGAAAATACAAAAACAGAAATTCCAGGAGTAAAGGTTCATCAAAGAGAAGAAAAATTTGCTACCATTACTCATGTAGAAGTTTTAGATCAACAGGGAAGCAAAATAATGGGAAAACCTAAAGGAAGTTATATTACAATTGAATCTTCAGGCCTTAAAAATGCAGATGCAGATTTAAAAGATGATGTAAGTAAAATTTTAGCAAAAGAATTAGTAAAACTAACACCTAAAAAAAATAATTTCAAAACTCTTGTAGTTGGACTGGGAAATTGGGATATTACACCAGATGCATTAGGACCTCAAGTAGTATCTAAAATATTTATTACAAGGCATTTATTTGAAACCTATAATAAAACAGAGGACCCAAGTGTTAGACCTGTTAGTGCTATTTCTCCTGGGGTTATGGGTACAACTGGAATTGAAACGGTAGAAATTATTAAAGGAATTGTAGAAAAAACACAACCAGATTTAGTTATAGCTATAGATGCTTTGGCTTCTAGAAAGATGCAAAGAGTCCATTCTACTATACAAATTTCTACTACAGGAATCCATCCAGGATCGGGAGTTGGAAACAAAAGAAAAGAATTAAGTGAACATACATTAGGAGTACCTGTATTTGCAATAGGAGTACCTACTGTTGTAGATGCAGCGACTATGGCCAATGATACTATAGGGTTGGTGGTAGAAGCTTTAGCCAGTCAATCTTCTAAAGAGTCTCAATTTTATCAAATTCTTAAGGAAATGAATGAAGAAGATAAATATCATTTGATTAAGGAGGTACTAGATCCTTATGGAGCAAATGTGATTGTAACTACAAAAGATATTGATATGATCATTAGGAATATTTCTCAAATTATTGCAAATGGTATTAATATAGCACTTCATCCAGGTATTGATTTAAAAGATGTAAATAGATATTTACAGTAA
- the spoIIP gene encoding stage II sporulation protein P, whose amino-acid sequence MKIKCIELRKYHKWIGIIITSVMLILFFKAFIWDAKDIIVKANGLSKGKDIVQAQTRGFKDELFIGILNKSISALEVNYKKEHKNYKSIKKIIVEKMLNFDYEDPKTLFQAQISMLKEADDDLGEDMHGSYEEENPIKDINQEVITTKSLGMPTQNENTQAKEEVKATNKVVEEPKDNVKIISSPIQKPAKLTLDKNSPSIFIYHTHPTESYMPESVGNFHSLNRKYTVRAVADELTKFLQSKGHNVLHEETLHDYPSYQKSYVRSLDTLTNYLNKYPSLKVIFDVHRDAAPNTETARENSYVVINGQRVAKFSIVVGMQNPNVEKLLVLANYIKAKSDEKYPGLAKKIITKPYKFNQYNSDYYALIEVGNTANTIDEAERTAKYLGEILSQVLEDIKN is encoded by the coding sequence GTGAAAATAAAATGTATTGAGCTAAGAAAATATCATAAATGGATAGGGATTATCATTACGAGTGTTATGCTTATTTTGTTTTTTAAAGCATTTATTTGGGATGCAAAAGATATTATTGTAAAGGCAAATGGTCTTTCAAAAGGAAAAGATATTGTACAAGCACAAACAAGAGGATTTAAGGATGAGCTATTTATTGGTATTTTGAATAAAAGTATTTCTGCTTTAGAAGTAAATTATAAAAAAGAACATAAAAACTACAAGAGTATAAAAAAAATCATTGTAGAAAAAATGCTCAATTTTGATTATGAGGATCCTAAAACTTTATTTCAAGCACAAATTTCTATGCTCAAAGAAGCAGATGATGATTTAGGAGAAGATATGCACGGTTCTTATGAAGAAGAAAATCCTATAAAAGATATAAATCAAGAAGTGATCACCACAAAATCTTTAGGCATGCCTACACAAAATGAAAATACTCAAGCAAAAGAAGAAGTAAAAGCTACCAATAAAGTGGTAGAGGAACCTAAAGACAATGTAAAGATTATAAGTTCTCCTATTCAAAAGCCTGCAAAACTTACATTAGATAAAAATAGTCCTTCTATTTTTATTTATCACACACATCCCACAGAGTCCTATATGCCTGAATCTGTAGGAAATTTCCATTCTCTCAATCGAAAATACACAGTGAGAGCGGTGGCAGATGAGTTGACAAAATTTTTACAAAGCAAAGGACATAACGTCCTCCATGAAGAGACTTTACATGATTATCCGTCTTATCAAAAGTCCTATGTACGATCGTTAGATACTCTTACAAATTATTTAAATAAGTATCCTAGTCTTAAAGTTATATTTGATGTTCATAGGGATGCTGCACCTAATACAGAAACAGCAAGGGAAAATAGTTATGTAGTCATCAATGGGCAAAGAGTAGCAAAGTTTTCAATAGTGGTAGGAATGCAAAATCCAAATGTAGAGAAACTTTTAGTTCTTGCAAATTATATTAAGGCAAAAAGTGATGAAAAATACCCAGGACTAGCAAAAAAAATTATTACTAAACCTTATAAATTTAACCAATACAATTCAGATTATTATGCACTTATTGAAGTAGGAAACACAGCAAATACTATAGACGAAGCAGAAAGAACAGCAAAATACTTAGGAGAGATTTTAAGTCAAGTGTTAGAAGATATAAAAAATTAG
- the lepA gene encoding translation elongation factor 4 — MSSNRQQKIRNFCIIAHIDHGKSTLADRLIEKTGLLTQREMKEQILDNMDLERERGITIKLQTTRLIYKDQKGEEYILNLIDTPGHVDFTYEVSRSLAACEGAILVVDAAQGVEAQTLANVYLALEQNLEIIPVINKIDLPGARPDEIKDEIEEIIGIEATNCPLISAKEGLNIEDVLEAIVQKLPAPNGDEEGALKALIFDSYYDSYKGVVADVRVKEGSIKAGDKVLMMATGKKFEVTEVGVFSPGPMPVDKLLAGDVGYVTASIKNVSDTQVGDTITSALSPAKEPLPGYKKVIPMVYCGIYPAEGEKYENVRDALEKLKVNDASLEFEAETSNALGFGFRCGFLGLLHMEIIQERLDREFDLDIITTSPSVIYRVTKTNGEVLMIQNPTNLPSTQEINFMEEPIVDAQIMLPNEYVGNVMELCQDRRGTMKHMEYIDERRVQLHYELPLNEVIYDFFDALKSKTRGYGSLDYELKGYQRSTLVKMDILLNKDIIDAFSMIVHESKAVGRGRAVCEKLREVIPKHMFAIPIQASVGTKVIARETISALRKDVLAKCYGGDISRKKKLLEKQKEGKKRMRQLGSVEVPQEAFMAVLKYDENKK; from the coding sequence ATGAGCAGTAATCGTCAGCAAAAGATTAGGAACTTTTGTATTATTGCCCATATTGATCATGGAAAATCTACCCTTGCTGATAGATTAATAGAAAAGACAGGTTTGCTTACTCAAAGAGAAATGAAAGAGCAAATACTAGATAATATGGATTTAGAGAGAGAACGGGGAATCACTATAAAACTTCAAACTACCCGTCTGATTTATAAAGATCAAAAGGGTGAAGAATATATATTAAACCTAATTGATACACCAGGACATGTAGACTTTACTTATGAGGTATCAAGAAGTCTTGCAGCATGTGAGGGAGCCATATTAGTAGTAGACGCAGCACAAGGAGTTGAAGCTCAAACCCTTGCAAATGTATATCTTGCTTTAGAGCAAAACTTAGAGATCATACCTGTAATTAATAAAATTGATCTTCCAGGGGCTAGACCAGATGAAATAAAGGATGAAATAGAAGAAATTATAGGGATTGAGGCAACAAATTGTCCTTTAATATCTGCAAAAGAAGGATTAAATATTGAAGATGTATTAGAGGCGATTGTACAAAAGCTACCAGCTCCTAATGGTGATGAAGAGGGAGCTTTAAAAGCACTTATTTTCGATTCTTATTATGATAGCTACAAAGGAGTAGTAGCAGATGTAAGAGTTAAGGAAGGTAGCATAAAAGCAGGAGATAAGGTTTTAATGATGGCTACAGGCAAAAAATTTGAAGTAACTGAAGTAGGAGTATTTTCTCCTGGACCTATGCCAGTAGACAAGCTCTTAGCTGGTGATGTAGGATATGTTACGGCAAGCATTAAAAATGTATCGGATACCCAAGTGGGAGATACAATTACTAGTGCACTGTCTCCAGCAAAAGAACCACTACCAGGTTATAAAAAAGTAATTCCTATGGTATACTGCGGAATTTATCCAGCAGAAGGAGAAAAATATGAAAATGTAAGAGATGCTTTAGAAAAGCTAAAAGTAAATGATGCTTCATTAGAATTTGAAGCAGAAACATCTAATGCTTTAGGATTTGGATTTAGATGCGGATTTTTAGGACTTCTTCATATGGAAATTATTCAAGAGAGATTAGATAGAGAATTTGATTTAGATATTATTACTACATCTCCAAGTGTAATCTATAGAGTAACCAAAACCAATGGAGAGGTTTTGATGATACAAAATCCTACGAATCTTCCTTCTACTCAAGAGATTAATTTTATGGAAGAGCCTATTGTAGATGCACAAATCATGCTTCCAAACGAATATGTAGGGAATGTAATGGAATTGTGTCAAGATAGAAGAGGAACTATGAAGCATATGGAGTATATTGATGAAAGAAGAGTACAACTTCATTATGAACTTCCTCTAAACGAAGTAATTTATGATTTCTTTGATGCTTTAAAATCTAAAACAAGAGGGTATGGATCATTAGATTATGAATTAAAAGGATATCAAAGGTCGACTCTTGTAAAAATGGATATTTTACTGAATAAAGATATTATAGATGCTTTTTCTATGATTGTACATGAAAGCAAAGCAGTAGGTAGAGGAAGAGCAGTATGTGAAAAATTAAGAGAAGTAATTCCAAAGCATATGTTTGCTATTCCAATACAAGCATCTGTGGGAACAAAAGTTATTGCAAGAGAGACAATTAGTGCTCTTAGAAAAGATGTATTAGCAAAATGCTACGGTGGAGATATTTCTAGAAAGAAAAAGCTTCTTGAAAAACAAAAAGAAGGTAAAAAGAGAATGAGACAATTAGGATCTGTAGAAGTACCTCAAGAAGCTTTCATGGCTGTATTAAAATATGATGAAAACAAAAAATAG
- the rpsT gene encoding 30S ribosomal protein S20, with protein MANIKSAKKRIKVIDVKTARNRKIKSIVKTAIRRFEEALSAGNVEEAKAKFSFAEKKIMQAAAKGTLHKNAASRKVAKLAIKLNKAM; from the coding sequence TTGGCAAATATTAAGTCTGCTAAGAAAAGAATTAAAGTAATTGACGTTAAAACAGCTAGAAATAGAAAAATCAAATCTATCGTTAAAACAGCAATCAGAAGATTTGAAGAAGCATTATCAGCTGGTAATGTAGAAGAAGCAAAAGCAAAATTCTCTTTCGCTGAAAAGAAAATTATGCAAGCTGCTGCAAAAGGTACTCTTCACAAAAATGCTGCTTCTAGAAAAGTTGCTAAATTAGCAATTAAATTAAACAAAGCTATGTAA
- the hrcA gene encoding heat-inducible transcriptional repressor HrcA: MGLGERKLKILQAIIKDFILTAEPVGSRTLMKKYNLGISAATIRNEMSDLEDMGFLSQPHTSAGRIPSDKGYRLYVDSLMMMNRLAKNQQDVIKQSFLQSFGEINEIITVTSKILSHMTKLTSVVLSPQFEQSKLKSVQLVPIDEKSLLLVVVSESGIVKNAIIRNQDVFSKEHLELITKILNIKLKGLTIGKINKDVIRNLKFDMKQYTSLVDLILPVLLSTLEDMISVELYLDGMMNIFQLPEYHNIEKARDFLQMLNHKEHIMDLLLNSKDELDITIGTENRHEEMKSCSLVTATYKVDNIIVGKIGVIGPTRMNYDHIVSVVDYVTKNLTKLLNDE; encoded by the coding sequence ATGGGGCTAGGAGAAAGAAAGTTAAAAATCCTACAGGCCATAATCAAGGATTTTATTTTAACAGCTGAACCTGTGGGTTCAAGAACGTTAATGAAGAAGTATAATTTAGGTATTAGTGCTGCAACCATAAGAAATGAAATGTCAGATTTAGAGGATATGGGTTTTTTAAGTCAACCCCATACTTCTGCTGGAAGAATTCCTTCTGACAAAGGTTATAGACTTTATGTGGATAGTTTAATGATGATGAATAGATTGGCTAAGAATCAGCAGGATGTAATTAAACAGAGCTTTCTACAAAGTTTTGGAGAGATAAATGAGATTATTACAGTAACTTCTAAGATTTTATCTCATATGACAAAGCTTACTTCTGTTGTATTGTCTCCTCAATTTGAACAAAGCAAATTAAAGTCTGTACAACTTGTTCCTATTGATGAAAAAAGCTTACTATTGGTAGTAGTATCTGAATCTGGTATTGTAAAAAATGCCATCATAAGAAATCAAGACGTTTTTAGTAAGGAACATTTAGAGTTAATTACTAAAATACTAAATATTAAGCTTAAGGGTTTAACAATTGGAAAAATCAATAAAGATGTTATTCGTAACTTGAAATTTGATATGAAACAGTATACATCTTTAGTAGATTTAATTTTACCAGTTTTACTTTCAACACTAGAGGATATGATCAGTGTTGAATTGTATCTAGATGGAATGATGAATATTTTCCAATTGCCAGAGTATCATAATATAGAAAAAGCTAGAGATTTTTTACAAATGTTAAATCATAAGGAACACATTATGGATTTATTGCTTAATAGTAAAGATGAATTAGATATTACTATAGGAACAGAAAATAGACACGAAGAAATGAAAAGTTGTAGTCTAGTGACTGCCACCTATAAAGTGGATAATATCATTGTAGGGAAAATAGGAGTCATTGGACCTACAAGAATGAATTATGATCACATTGTCTCTGTTGTAGATTATGTGACCAAAAATTTGACGAAGTTATTAAATGATGAATAA
- the hemW gene encoding radical SAM family heme chaperone HemW — MKNIGLYIHIPFCVKKCFYCDFCSYPDTHNISNYMNALKEEIKSFSEVLKDYQIKSIFIGGGTPSIIPIDEMDKIINLLHERFSIDKNVEWSIESNPGTLDEEKIRFYLKSGINRLSMGLQAWQNHHLKRLGRIHTKEEFVKNYLLARKLGFENINIDLMFSLPDQTLAQWEETLAQVVKLDPEHISSYSLKIEENTIFDELYKKDLLNIPNDEEDRKMYHFAIEYLTSFEYEHYEISNFAKANKGSMHNQIYWENKEYIGFGVGAHSYFKKERFSNETNVENYIDMIQNKKSPHITKEKIYKEDEMAETMFLGLRLMRGINIKEFEERFKISPLRVYGKSIEKFTKEELLWNDGRNIGLTKRGIDVSNQVFIDFLPD, encoded by the coding sequence ATGAAAAATATAGGATTATATATTCATATTCCATTTTGTGTAAAAAAATGCTTCTATTGTGATTTTTGTTCTTATCCAGACACTCATAATATTTCAAATTATATGAATGCATTAAAGGAAGAAATAAAATCATTTTCAGAAGTGCTAAAAGATTATCAAATAAAATCTATTTTTATAGGAGGAGGAACACCTTCTATTATTCCCATAGATGAAATGGATAAAATCATCAATCTATTACATGAAAGATTTTCTATTGATAAAAATGTAGAATGGAGTATAGAATCAAATCCAGGAACTTTAGATGAAGAAAAAATAAGATTTTATCTAAAAAGTGGAATCAATAGATTGAGTATGGGTCTTCAAGCGTGGCAAAATCATCATTTAAAAAGATTAGGAAGAATTCATACAAAAGAAGAATTTGTAAAAAACTATTTATTAGCAAGAAAATTAGGGTTTGAAAATATAAATATAGATTTGATGTTTTCTCTTCCAGATCAAACATTAGCACAGTGGGAAGAGACCTTAGCCCAAGTAGTAAAGTTAGATCCTGAACATATTTCTTCTTATAGCCTAAAAATAGAAGAAAATACAATTTTTGATGAACTATATAAAAAAGATTTACTGAATATTCCTAATGATGAAGAAGATAGAAAAATGTATCATTTTGCTATAGAATATCTTACCTCTTTTGAATATGAACATTATGAAATATCAAATTTTGCTAAAGCAAATAAAGGCAGTATGCATAATCAAATTTATTGGGAAAATAAAGAGTATATAGGATTTGGAGTAGGAGCTCATTCTTATTTTAAGAAAGAAAGATTTTCGAATGAAACAAATGTAGAAAATTATATTGATATGATTCAAAATAAAAAAAGTCCTCATATTACCAAAGAAAAAATATACAAAGAAGATGAGATGGCAGAAACTATGTTTTTAGGACTTAGATTGATGAGAGGAATTAATATAAAAGAGTTTGAAGAAAGATTTAAAATCAGTCCCTTAAGAGTTTATGGAAAGTCTATTGAAAAATTTACAAAGGAAGAGCTTTTGTGGAATGATGGAAGAAACATTGGACTTACAAAAAGAGGAATAGATGTATCCAATCAAGTGTTTATTGATTTTTTACCAGATTAA
- the grpE gene encoding nucleotide exchange factor GrpE, whose product MKHNHSEDLQNKETAKDNLEAIKEELKEENEEACEEEKMKRLQEEKEEINSQFLRMTADFQNYKKRVEKEKSDIYTFANEKLILDMLPVVDNLQRAIKTYKDEGKDESFTQGIDMILKQLLEVFEKNGVKEIETMGKEFDPNFHHAVMQEECDGYESNMIIDVFQKGYTLNEKVIRPSMVKVAN is encoded by the coding sequence ATGAAACATAATCATTCAGAGGATCTTCAAAATAAAGAGACAGCCAAAGATAATTTAGAGGCTATAAAAGAAGAATTAAAAGAGGAAAATGAAGAAGCTTGTGAAGAGGAAAAAATGAAAAGGCTACAAGAAGAGAAAGAAGAAATCAATAGTCAATTTTTAAGAATGACTGCAGATTTTCAAAATTATAAAAAAAGAGTAGAAAAAGAAAAAAGTGATATATACACTTTTGCAAATGAAAAATTGATTTTAGATATGCTTCCTGTAGTAGATAATCTACAAAGAGCTATCAAAACTTATAAAGATGAAGGAAAAGATGAATCTTTTACCCAAGGAATAGACATGATTTTAAAGCAGCTTTTAGAAGTGTTTGAGAAAAATGGCGTAAAAGAAATAGAGACTATGGGAAAAGAATTTGATCCTAATTTCCATCATGCAGTAATGCAAGAGGAATGTGATGGATATGAAAGCAATATGATTATAGATGTGTTCCAAAAAGGATATACATTAAATGAAAAAGTAATTCGACCAAGTATGGTAAAAGTAGCAAACTAA
- the dnaK gene encoding molecular chaperone DnaK produces the protein MGKIIGIDLGTTNSCVSVLEGGEPVVIPNAEGNRTTPSVVAFTKTGERLVGETAKRQAITNPDKTISSIKRHMGTDYKVNIDGKDYTPQDISAMILMKLKADAESYLGETVTEAVITVPAYFTDSQRQATKDAGKIAGLEVKRIINEPTAASLSYGLDKENEHQKIMVFDLGGGTFDVSILELGDGVFEVLATHGDNHLGGDDFDDAVMNFLAESFQKEHGVDLRKDKMSLQRLKEAAEKAKKELSSMQTANINLPFITATAEGPLHLNMDLTRAKFNQLTEHLVKRSMEPVEKALRDSNLTASQVDKVILVGGSTRIPAVQDAVKNLTGKEPHKGVNPDECVAIGAAIQAGVLTGEVKDVLLLDVTPLSLGIETLGGVFTRLIERNTTIPTRKSQVFSTAADNQTAVDIHVLQGERQMAADNITLGRFQLGGIMPAPRGIPQIEVTFDIDANGIVNVSAKDKGTGKEQKITLTASTNLSDEDIEKKVKEAEKFAEEDKKKKEAIEARNKADTMVYETEKALKEVGDKVSADEKKNIEDKLEALKKSLEGDNAEEITKATEELTGAFHVLSQKMYEQAGAQNPQGQTTSEQKDDNVVDADYEVVDDDK, from the coding sequence ATGGGTAAAATTATTGGTATTGACTTAGGAACAACTAACTCATGTGTTTCAGTATTAGAAGGTGGAGAACCTGTAGTAATTCCAAACGCAGAGGGAAATAGAACAACTCCATCTGTTGTAGCATTTACAAAAACAGGAGAACGTCTTGTAGGAGAGACAGCAAAAAGACAAGCTATTACAAACCCTGATAAAACAATTAGTTCTATAAAAAGACATATGGGAACTGACTATAAAGTAAATATTGATGGAAAAGATTATACACCACAAGATATTTCAGCTATGATTTTAATGAAATTAAAAGCAGATGCTGAAAGTTACTTAGGAGAAACAGTAACAGAAGCAGTTATTACTGTTCCTGCATATTTTACAGATAGCCAAAGACAGGCTACAAAAGATGCTGGAAAAATTGCAGGATTGGAAGTAAAAAGAATTATCAATGAACCTACTGCTGCATCATTATCTTATGGACTTGATAAAGAAAATGAACACCAAAAGATTATGGTATTTGACTTAGGGGGAGGTACTTTTGACGTTTCTATTCTAGAATTAGGAGATGGAGTGTTTGAAGTATTAGCAACTCATGGAGATAACCATCTTGGCGGAGATGATTTTGATGATGCAGTGATGAACTTCCTAGCAGAATCTTTCCAAAAAGAACATGGAGTAGACTTAAGAAAAGATAAAATGTCTTTACAAAGATTAAAAGAAGCAGCAGAAAAAGCAAAAAAAGAATTATCTAGCATGCAAACAGCAAATATCAATCTTCCTTTTATTACTGCAACGGCTGAAGGACCACTTCATTTAAATATGGACTTAACAAGAGCAAAATTTAATCAGCTTACAGAGCATCTAGTGAAAAGAAGTATGGAGCCTGTAGAAAAAGCTTTAAGAGATTCAAATTTAACTGCTTCTCAAGTAGATAAAGTAATTTTGGTAGGAGGTTCTACAAGAATTCCTGCAGTACAAGATGCTGTAAAAAATCTTACAGGAAAAGAGCCTCATAAAGGAGTAAACCCAGATGAATGTGTAGCTATTGGAGCAGCTATTCAAGCTGGTGTATTAACAGGAGAAGTAAAGGATGTATTATTATTAGATGTAACTCCGCTATCATTAGGAATTGAAACTTTAGGTGGAGTATTTACAAGATTAATTGAAAGAAATACTACGATTCCTACAAGAAAAAGCCAAGTTTTCTCTACAGCAGCAGATAATCAAACAGCAGTTGATATTCATGTGCTTCAAGGAGAAAGACAAATGGCAGCAGATAATATTACATTAGGTAGATTCCAACTGGGTGGAATTATGCCAGCTCCAAGGGGTATTCCTCAAATAGAAGTAACATTTGATATTGATGCTAATGGTATCGTAAATGTTAGTGCAAAAGATAAAGGAACTGGAAAAGAACAAAAAATTACTCTTACTGCTTCTACAAATTTAAGTGATGAAGATATTGAAAAGAAAGTGAAAGAAGCAGAAAAGTTTGCAGAAGAAGATAAAAAGAAAAAAGAAGCTATTGAAGCAAGAAATAAAGCAGATACAATGGTTTATGAAACAGAAAAAGCTCTAAAAGAAGTAGGAGATAAAGTAAGTGCGGATGAAAAGAAAAATATTGAAGATAAATTAGAAGCTCTTAAAAAATCATTAGAAGGAGACAATGCAGAGGAAATCACAAAAGCAACAGAAGAATTAACAGGTGCTTTCCATGTATTGTCACAAAAAATGTATGAGCAAGCAGGAGCACAAAATCCACAAGGGCAAACAACTAGTGAACAAAAGGATGACAATGTAGTGGATGCAGACTATGAAGTGGTAGATGATGATAAATAA